One Carassius auratus strain Wakin chromosome 39, ASM336829v1, whole genome shotgun sequence genomic window, tggagtaatgatgctgaaaatataactttgccatcacaggaataaattacattttaaatttatattaaggtagaaaacggttattttaaattgtaaaaaatatttcacactatagctttttttttcttcttttttttttttttactttatttttgatcaaatatatgcacaCCTGGTAAGATTtttcaacgaaaaaaaaaatacttactgaTCCCGAACTTCTGCACAAAAgtatttatcttttcttttttttttttgagaagtaaAGTCGTAAAGGCATGTTGAAACCAAAGAGACACTTAACAGTTCAAACTCTAGTGGTTTAGAAGCTGTTTAAGTATTTGTTTGAATGCCTCCTTAGGAAGAATTCGCTCACAAATCCGATATCATTagtgactgattttttttcttttttattactaaatGTTGTTTTTCAGAGGACCTTCATCAGGAGACAAGAGTCCAAAATGAGCAGCTTGAGAATGAAATGGATAAATTGCAAAGTAAGCTTGCGTGCTAAGATCTGTGTTTGTTTCTATGGTGTCTTTTGGGTTGGCTACATCTCGCTTTTTTCTGTCTTCAAATGAAGGCACAATCCAGGAGCTGAGAGAGGAAATCAAAGCCCTGCAGAGTTACTTGGACTCCGCAAATGAAGAGATTCAGGTATTGGTTTTGGTCAACAGAATTTGACTCTCCTAAGCCAGATGATATTTACTCACCGCTTAGATTGAATCATCAGACTTTAAAGTGCTGCTTGGTTTGAGATAAGCTGTCTGTCTCACTTTCTAATGTCAAAGGATTTGCGGATTAAGCTCCAGGACAAATCCACCATGGAGCGCCGGTTCTCTGATGCTCAAGAGAACCTCAGGTTAGAACTGTGTGCATTTtcatattgttgttgttattgtgtcAGTCCTCGCATCCTCATCCAGCTCTATACGGCTTGTGCAGTGATGTGGAGAAAAAGCTGGAGAAATGTACCAGTGAGCTGCAGGACTGTCAGGGGGTGCTGAGAATAAAGGAAGAGGAGCTGCAGAGGTCTCAGCAGGAGCTGCAGGGCTCCCAGAAGGCTCTAGAAGAGAAGGAGAGGGAGATGGAGCAGCATGTGCAGGACCTCCAGGCATCGCAGGCCTCACTGAAAGAGCTTGAGCAGCAGATACAGCAGGGAGCTCAGGATCTCGAGGAGTCCCGGAGCATGGTACGGCTGCAGGAGCAGGAGCTGGCCCGCGTGAAGGAGGTCTTGAGGAGAACAGAGGAAGAGCTGGATCAGCGTGTGGCACTTATGGGCGAGCGGTGCTTGGTGCTGGAAGACGAAAGAGGTGAATGAGATTTGGCTTTAGAATGCTGCATGAATGCAAATTATGAATAAGCACAttgttagttttattttgatttgattgtgAGTGATTGTGTGCAGCCAGGACACAGGAGGAGGGTCTTAGACGGGTACAAGAGTTGAAGGCAGAAATCAGCTCATTGGAGGAGAGTAGGAAGACTGAGAAAGAAACATATGAAAAGCTGGAGGAGGAATACAATGCACTTACCAAACAGCTGCAAGAGGAAAAGGTGATCTTGTTAATCTTATTCATTTTCacagcaaataatttatttgatatacaATTGCAAGTAAAATAGGTATGTTATATTAGGCTTACGATATAAGTGCCACGTACAAAACTGGATTGCAGGAAATTAAAGGGATTGTTTAACCAAACATAAAAacgatcatttactcaccctcacatagTTCCAAGctctttaattttttcatttaatttttttaactttcttaCGTTGGGCTCATCCCTATGGTAAACAGAAGCCTGTGTGCTTGCTTAAATGTGAGAACCACAGAGATTTGTTCTCACACATCAAGCAAATGAGGTTTAAAAATGTTCAGATGTACAAAAGATGAAAAACGATCACTTTAATGTCATGAAAACATTAGCTTGATCTTACAAAAAGAACACTGTGTGCCAAACCTTTCAATAGGGACTATCCTGAGTTCTGACCTGAAATTCTGCAGAACAGGAAAAATGTAGCTaaaatttatttcacttttaaaaaatcaGCGCAGAATACAGCATTGTTTAATAACAGCACTATTGTTCAGCCCTTTCCTATGAAGGGCAtttagaacctttttttttttttttttttttttttctttcttgtattTCATTAGCTTGAGTATCTGTATCTTGGGACACGACTAGGAAAAGAGTTTACTAACATGCCATTTTGTGATTAGTTGTGGTACTTTTAGAGCAGAAATCAATAGTGAATAAAGTTGTGATGTGATTTATATCTGCACGAGTGGGACAATTAAGTGAAGAGTGCATCTTAATAGACTTTAAGCAGGTTGTACTCTGTCATCTCTCAGTCAGGAAGTCAAAGTCTCCCTGATCGACTTTGTGGATTAGGTTAAAGTCTCTTTAGCTCCTCTAATGTGTGTTGCTGCAGACTCATAGTGGCTCCCTGGCTAGCATGCTTGAGCGCCTGAGAGATGAGACTGAAGCGGAGAGGAGACAGCTTGGCGAAGAGCTGGAGGACGCGCTCGAGGAGCTGTCAGAGCTGGAGAAGCAGGAGAAATGCAGTGAGGAGGCCATCCAGCACCTCACGCAGAAGAACCACACACTGGAAAAAGAGCTGAAGAACACTTGCGCAGAGTTAGAAAAGTGAGAACTTCTGACTTCAATTTGAATTGAGATGGATCACATCTCTTTGGTAAAAACTGACCAGTGTTTGTTTCTCCTTTGGCAGGAAGTGTGCTGAGATGCAGGCTTTAGAAGAGTCTCATGTGATGAAAATCCAAAAACTAGAAGAGGATCACAACAGCTGTCTTGCTAAACTGGGAGACATGACTACTGACTTTGAGAGGTGATACTTTAAACACCTTTttcatcattgttattattattaaaatgctgtCCATAGAAGAAGGGaacatcggatgcccattttccacaagttccgtatgattctttagggtcttcatgaaatgtctgcaacatactttggttaaaattcctcaatggttgtgtaaaacaacaccctttttatcTAGTCAAAAGCAGCTCTGTTCACAGTGACCTGTTTCAGTGCATGTCtcttttaaggggtcatatgaagtaacactgcaaagactgaagtctcaaatccaaagagatattttttatcaaagactgttcccctttcaggattgaactgatggtaaaactaaacgcattattaactgtctttacatttattttgcatctgatgtcccctttaaattGCCTAGAATTTCTTTATAATCATTCCTAATCGATAATCTTCCCGCCCAACCATCCTTAAGTGTGTGcaacaaatattttcttattaaattCTAAAAGCACAAGACGGTCTCTGGATGAGCAGAAGGAGCAGGCAGAGGCTCAAGCCCATCAGCTGCAGGAAGAGATGAACCAACTGAAGCAACAGCTGCAGCAGGACCAGCAGAAACTCACAAGCTACCAGGAAATGAAGGATAAACAGCAAAAGGAGCATGCTAGGTCAGTGTCCTGCCTGAGGGATTTACACTATTTATCTGCTATGCTTCCCATATACGTGCAGCTCCCATATGGTTCATAATGTGGTCCAAGGTTAAGTAGGGAATAATTTTCAGTCAGTTATTACCACAAAATAAACAAGGTGTTCAGGATAttgtatgttatattaataaatcggtaactgacaaataaatatttctgtttatatcttcaaatgtattttaaataattatttaatataattgaatttaacatgatttaatgattttaattcagTATATGACGATGCAACACTGCCTTGATTGTGCAAGTGACAATTCCTGTGTGAACTGTGCAGATATAGAGACCGCAGCTCAAACTTCCTCAAGCCATTCTTGGCTGATAGCGATCGGTAGCCGATCAACTGTAGCACCCCTAAattttctatttgtttctatTATTCCTTTTATGATGCTGACTGTTTAAATCCTGCCTTGTCAAACTTTTAACAAGCCTCTCCATCTAACCATAGGGAGTTTTATATTAACATGTATGTGTAAACTGCATAaagacagtatttaaaaaaaatatattaaataactgcatttattggTTTCAAAGGTAAATGGCAAATAAAATCTTAATAACTTAACACATTTTTCCCCCATCCCTAGCAATGATATAGGTATAGCCTGCAAACACTTTCACATCAGATCATACTTCAGATGTCTTACATTTCAGAATATACACTGTTTTTTAAATGCTTGTCAATGTCTAAGTGACTGATAACTGCTGGTGGTTTTGCTGTGCCACAGGATGCTTTTAGAAGTTCAGACTAAGCTGGCTCAGAGAGAGGAAGAGCTGAAGCAAGCAGCAGAAACTCAGAGTGAGGAGCTGAGACGCCTGCAGGCGGAGGTGGAGCAGGAGAGAGGAGAGCGAGAGCGGGCTCAGACCCGGCTGGAGAGGGAACAGAAGAGGAGGCAGTCAGTGGAGGGCCGTTCTGCAGAAGCCAGCATGCTGCGGGGCCACGTGGAAGAACTGGAAGAGAAGGTTTCTGAACTGAACAGGCAGGTGCAGGAGGAAAGAGATGCCGCTCATCGCCACGTTGTGGAGTGGCAGCAGGAGAGACGACAGCTATGCAGACAGATGGAAGAGGAAAGACAAGACTACCACAAACAACTAGCAGAGGCTCAGCTGCAGAGGTGAGAAAGTTAGGACCCACTCAGAGGGATCTGTAGTCCATCATAGGGTCCTCATGCTCGAAGACATCCAATGCTCAGTCTCTGTGTGCgttgcatttatttttcttgtttaattccATATTGCCATTCGTTCACCCCCAgcacgtctgaggctgagactcaACACTGGAGGAACTTGTATGAAGAGCTTTATGCTAAAGTAAAACCATTTCAGGTAAGCAAAGGTTAGATTTAACGtggggttttttgttgttggttttttttttttttttttttttttttttaccttttttataaaacaaaaatgtttacatccaattttgtattttgtattacaAACCCATTTCCCCTAGGTAATTAGATTATATTCCAAATCTGGTACATTTGTTAAATCATTTTCTGCTCACCATACTCTTTGACTTAACATATCTTTTCAACAAGCTTCAGAATGAAAATAAGTAACAGGACATTGCAATAATCACAAATGTGCTGGTAAGGtacagtgtttcccacagccACACACTATTTGTGGTGGGACTCCCCCGCccccatatatacatatatgcaaattaattttctgccagcaggaggcgctttaagagcgggagaggtagagGTTTCTCTGGTAACGTTTGCAAAGcagcgctgagctcacaaacactGCCTTTTCAAGCATTACACGcaagatgaaattaaaatgaaattgaacTTTCAACTTTCTAAATAGTCAGTTTCCTTATGAaaaacagtgatataaaaacacccacatcggtttttgattttgaaatgtgcagtgctcatgtttattcagtgAAGTCCCaccacaaataaattaatgtggGAAACCTGAGGTAACACTGAAAAGATTAGTTAGCCAAAGATTGTGAAGGATGTGCAGAGTGGAAGGTGCTATACACAGCTTGGTGttatatttcaaaaacagtaaagaAGACTCACAGATAAGAGGTTGGGCTGTAAATATACACTAGATGATCCCTTTCATTTGTCTGCTTATTCTGATCTTTAGGAACAGCTGGACTGCTTTGCGGCGGAGAGGAACGCTTTGTTGAATGAGAAAGGAGCCACGCAGGCAGAGTTGAACAAGTTAGCCGATGCCTACGCCAACCTGATGGGTCATCAAAACCAGAAACAGAAGATCAAACACATGGTCAAACTAAAAGAGGAGAACTTGGAACTCAAACAGGTAAGGTGTTCGTCATAAGGCAGTAGGTGTTTGAGTGATGTTTGTGATATGAAGCTGAGCGTGTTAATGTGCTCTGCAGGAAGTGTCCAAGCTAAAGGCACAGGTTGGGAAACAGAAACAAGAGCTGGATCGGCTCAAATCTAGTCAGGTGCCGCAGAGATTCGACCCCAGCAAGGCTTTCAAACACGACCTCAAAGAAAATCAGCAGCCCACATCAGCTCTTACACAAGGTAACTAAAAAGAACTGCACACTGTGgactttttatgattttaaattttaaatctaattatGCTTTTTCTTTGTTTCCAAGGCAACAGAAATTAGCATTAAACTATGATTCATGGACTACTTTTCTGTAATGGCCTATGGACAACCTGAACACTGTGACAGGATATTTCAGCACTCAAATGTCCTGGCTTCCTCTGTGAcaacgtttgttttattttgtgtgtgaatttgtcATTCAATATCAATGTATAATTGACAACCCACTTTTTTAGATGATGGTTTTGATTGACTACAGTGGTGTGAAAGTATGCTTGTATGGGCTTGGATTCACTTAGAATGttctgttattttgttttgttcagcaTCTGGCGTGTGATTATTCTAAACTCTTTAAAAAAGTTCAAAGTTAGCCCACTCTTTGTTTAAAAGTACCCAGCAAGCCTTAAGATGAacggttttgtttatttgttcctCTTTGGTATGAAAGTTTAGgttttgcaattttattttttaaataattttaataattgtctGTGACTCTTCTTATAGGGAATGTCcaccaaaaaatgaaattgtaataatttccTCACCTTGATgaggttccaaacctgtacgcaTGTCATTCCTCTGTGGAACGTAACAGATGGTGAGGAATGTTGAAGACCAAATTCcccagtgactttttttttttttttttttgtggggggggttgtccatacaatggaagtcaatgggaaccaaaactttatagttaccaacattctttaaaatatcttttgtgttcctcagaagcAAGTTAcacaagtttggaacgacatgagggtgagtaatgatgaaaccactttcatttttgggtgaattattcctttttttattattttaagagtaGAAagtgagtgaatttttttttttttttaataaaatacttgCTTTtctctacctttttttttttttttttaaaccataattAACACATAGTGTTACTCTGACATGAATTTCTCTTCAGTTTGAGAGTCTAATATCATGCTTGTTCCAGCGGAGGGTGCTAGAACACAAGGAAAACCAGAActatcatttaatacattttcagagAAACCTTCCTCATAATACAAACTTCCAttgaaaaatgactaaaaaaCAATCAAGCACCCTGTTCTTGTGTATAATGATCATTTATTCAAATCTTTGACCTTTTTATGTAGCATTTCTACTTGTTCAGATGCAGTAGTCCTCCAGGTGGTAGATGATGCAGGGCCTGTGGCAGCCTCGTTCCACAATGcctctcttcatcttcatcatcaccttCTGTTTTAATGGATCAGTCTGGGCTACCTCATAATCTGCTCATTTTGATAGCAAGGCTGGAAGGGCAAGAGAACACTTTAAAAAGAACAAAGtttcattaaaacagttttgTTCCTCTATTTAAAAGCTGtatatgtacatttacataaacTCCTCACTCAGCAAAGTCTCCAGGTCCCTCCTGCTTCTGCTGGAGTAAAAGAAGCCTCTAGGCCCACACACAAGGTAAAGTGCGTCCACCAGGCTGGAGCCGCACAGATGCTGTGATGGGGTAGAGCGTGATCCAGACAGGGAGGCCAGCAGCAGGATTATTGCTGCTGCCTGGAGCAACAGGACCATGATGGGCTGAAGCTGTGAACATGTACTGCCTGGCATGGAAGAATAAAGATGGGAATGAAGAGCAcatttttgaaagtgattttctATGTTTTAATTGCTAAATTGATGAAAACACCTAAAGATTTGGTTCTTTCCACCTTTTTTGCAATCTTGAGCATTTAGAAAATCGCCCAACATAATATTTGGTTTCCCACTTACCTTTATTGTGAGAGCAAAGTCAGTCAAGAGTGGTTAGGATCAGGTTGAATCGTGCTGCTTATACAGCTTCCTAATGCCAGCCCTCACTTCTGATGGCATCAGTGGAAAAACAAAAGTTACTGTGTAATGACGTGATTCCTTATGCATGTCATCTGGCTAAGAAGTTTTAGGAACACCTCAGATAACTGTAATGGGCTTTATCACGATAAGCTTAAACTGTACAGGTCAGGAGAGTATTCCAGTTGTATTTCACTGAATTGTCTATTGAACTATTGAGAGCAGGAAGTAGATCTCAGACGTGTTAGATGTGTGAGGAACTATAATGAAAGTGGGACTTTTGAAAGCATTTGGAGTTTGGGCCCAGAGGTGTCCAAAGCTGCACAGGGCCTGCTGAAAAAAAGAGACTCCCGAGGGAAAAGTGTGAAGTTGCAGTTGAAGAGCGTCGTCATCTTCACCTCTTAAGTTTCTTCAAATGTTAACACCAGGGGAGACACAGATGACCGGTCTAATGGGACCCCCTGAGGTAACACAACGCTGTCTTTCAGTTCTCTTCATCTGTGTGTTATGAGGCCGTTATCATGGGGCTGTGAATATAGCTTTAATCAGACTTTTAATGAATTGCCATATTAACACAAAGCAAGCAGGTCACCTTGAAATGAAATTCTATAAATCATTTAGTATTCCTGCAAAAGAAAGGCAGTcattattagatttatttatatatatatatatatatatatatatatatattaaataaggcCAACAATGCAATCCCCTCCAGTATTCCTATAAAGGTAAGGcactctatattatattaaattacatatccacaggggcggatctagaaaaatattgatggggtggcgagaagggggcaggaatttttgatggTTGGCAACATATGGCATATATACtaaatttagtcacagttatcacagtttgatgataaatatatgtgcacactacaaaaacagttcatataaggaataagtgaccgtaccccataagcaccaccacactcactaatgcatatagtatgcatcgacatgtaattaagagcattattaaaggttcagtgttatcaatatgtcaatttattataagagaaacaagattttaacagccaatgacatttccagctggagagactcaactgattttctactgtttagtgttaatcaccatttaactcaaccagtcaagagctacatttaactttagatgttatatgaatatgatccctgaagcataggttttattagctgacaataataataaataaataagcattataggccgaaatacaaatatacttttagaaattgtttttgaaaaatatgctgTTATTGTTTTggaaagcttaaattaaaacttctatgaaaacttgtgtgatattcctttaaaataatgttttagtatatctttttttaagtttattttactaagcaatttttTCCATAATTTCTTTGAgctagaccaaacttttattttggtgggttgtaaccagagtttctgtgttttttaattaactattattattagctattaggcctacttgaagtatagcatactctactgtgcaatagtttcagtttgaatttcttcaagctataccgaaattttattttgacagtttgtcgtaaagacattgccgtttctgtcagtctgtgtatacgatacaaatgaatgacgatagttttatcaaatgaaatggtgaaatcctctcatagcgcactgacgtgcacatgtgtagcctacatcatgcatcaatatagtgaagagctgaaaacaccaggcgtgcttcagtgtgtgtgtgtgtgtgtgtgtagtagagcacacattcccagagatgtgtataacaacaccttcagggccgctgctggccaaatgtgtgcccataagcaggattgtattgttgtgccccccttcctcaaatatgatgatgggaaaaaaacttatataggggtgaaaaaaataaatgtaattaaaattaaaaactaaatgaagaaattttattatttataaatcactattgtagctctcgacatttacctgtagctataactttattatgaccctaatttattttatagtctcaagcattcagaaatcatgcaaaaggaaactaagcagttttactatgataaaaccatggtttatttttgtaagggttgtgatatgcacgttttttgttgaagaaattataaagcctgtgtcatttatagcaaaaaggtgtccaaaaatgaaagattaagtgaatatttgaatgaaatgtttggtcagtagccttaacaaggatttgattgtcctgtaagtgtaacagcagcaattaaggcatctgtaataaaatgtacataaattgtttattttttatttgcctacattatgtattttaacagtgtcattattatataatgcattttaagtcattttaaaggctattgatggcttaggtctgttttatagcaacaacaacaacaacaaaaaatattacggTATGTTAATACTTTgtcaattattatttgaagtaacaaatccatggttaatttgcagttgccattgctacaagaacgatgattattggtgttattgttaaaaccatgggtaattttcgtaagggatcctgaaaaaaaaaaaaaaaaaaagactttcacaggaatgtgcctgaaagtgacaaacgggcctcgtttttacctaaatgatttatactttactttaatatatattaaaaatgtataaggtgtgcattgtagctgacacctaaatgaacacattacaattgttttatgacttgCAAGTCTTTCTAAAtttggtccctaaatttgagacttgTCCAACATCAAGCCAATTTCAtgccggtt contains:
- the LOC113057721 gene encoding hyaluronan mediated motility receptor-like isoform X1, translated to MSFSRAPLKRFNEHVGCAPPPGTYEVKSGELKGAVSFHKAERFRTASKTEVPLPSPSKEVPVSPVRRTMSVDGLADVFSSKKDKNSFTLEMKHQRLLEKEIRSLVQQRGEQDRRLLTLEEELKKLESKLLVAVREKTGLAANVASLERQLAELKKANEFLKTKVSADITKKKINALSMELIEAKNKLDAKDKELSFLQISSEGKVKVLETDLETTRTTFRVLQERNKDLEDLHQETRVQNEQLENEMDKLQSTIQELREEIKALQSYLDSANEEIQDLRIKLQDKSTMERRFSDAQENLSDVEKKLEKCTSELQDCQGVLRIKEEELQRSQQELQGSQKALEEKEREMEQHVQDLQASQASLKELEQQIQQGAQDLEESRSMVRLQEQELARVKEVLRRTEEELDQRVALMGERCLVLEDERARTQEEGLRRVQELKAEISSLEESRKTEKETYEKLEEEYNALTKQLQEEKTHSGSLASMLERLRDETEAERRQLGEELEDALEELSELEKQEKCSEEAIQHLTQKNHTLEKELKNTCAELEKKCAEMQALEESHVMKIQKLEEDHNSCLAKLGDMTTDFESTRRSLDEQKEQAEAQAHQLQEEMNQLKQQLQQDQQKLTSYQEMKDKQQKEHARMLLEVQTKLAQREEELKQAAETQSEELRRLQAEVEQERGERERAQTRLEREQKRRQSVEGRSAEASMLRGHVEELEEKVSELNRQVQEERDAAHRHVVEWQQERRQLCRQMEEERQDYHKQLAEAQLQSTSEAETQHWRNLYEELYAKVKPFQEQLDCFAAERNALLNEKGATQAELNKLADAYANLMGHQNQKQKIKHMVKLKEENLELKQEVSKLKAQVGKQKQELDRLKSSQVPQRFDPSKAFKHDLKENQQPTSALTQGNRN
- the LOC113057721 gene encoding hyaluronan mediated motility receptor-like isoform X2 — protein: MSFSRAPLKRFNEHVGCAPPPGTYEVKSGELKGAVSFHKAERFRTASKTEVPLPSPSKEVPVSPVRRTMSVDGLADVFSSKKDKNSFTLEMKHQRLLEKEIRSLVQQRGEQDRRLLTLEEELKKLESKLLVAVREKTGLAANVASLERQLAELKKANEFLKTKVSADITKKKINALSMELIEAKNKLDAKDKELSFLQISSEGKVKVLETDLETTRTTFRVLQERNKDLEDLHQETRVQNEQLENEMDKLQSTIQELREEIKALQSYLDSANEEIQDLRIKLQDKSTMERRFSDAQENLSDVEKKLEKCTSELQDCQGVLRIKEEELQRSQQELQGSQKALEEKEREMEQHVQDLQASQASLKELEQQIQQGAQDLEESRSMVRLQEQELARVKEVLRRTEEELDQRVALMGERCLVLEDERARTQEEGLRRVQELKAEISSLEESRKTEKETYEKLEEEYNALTKQLQEEKTHSGSLASMLERLRDETEAERRQLGEELEDALEELSELEKQEKCSEEAIQHLTQKNHTLEKELKNTCAELEKKCAEMQALEESHVMKIQKLEEDHNSCLAKLGDMTTDFESTRRSLDEQKEQAEAQAHQLQEEMNQLKQQLQQDQQKLTSYQEMKDKQQKEHARMLLEVQTKLAQREEELKQAAETQSEELRRLQAEVEQERGERERAQTRLEREQKRRQSVEGRSAEASMLRGHVEELEEKVSELNRQVQEERDAAHRHVVEWQQERRQLCRQMEEERQDYHKQLAEAQLQSTSEAETQHWRNLYEELYAKVKPFQEQLDCFAAERNALLNEKGATQAELNKLADAYANLMGHQNQKQKIKHMVKLKEENLELKQEVSKLKAQVGKQKQELDRLKSSQVPQRFDPSKAFKHDLKENQQPTSALTQGN